The following proteins come from a genomic window of Campylobacter coli 76339:
- a CDS encoding Predicted phosphatase: protein MINVFFDMDGTLIDSANAISCAVNEIRNELNLNPLSREKIMQTINTPNVDWAKELYNIDNFHHSSFKDGFEKYFIKHYEQSVVLFEGIKEILEFLKEKNCFLAIATNAPQSSLSSILKKHEIIPYFDKILGVSLGIEPKPHPMMLDLLKSEAPHKTSIFIGDSQKDRECAKNANIPYFHAKWYQKDLQENEFSNASELKNFLERYL, encoded by the coding sequence ATGATTAATGTATTTTTTGATATGGACGGTACTTTAATCGACAGTGCAAATGCTATATCTTGTGCTGTCAATGAGATAAGAAATGAACTAAATTTAAACCCCCTTTCAAGGGAAAAAATCATGCAAACCATCAATACTCCAAATGTAGACTGGGCAAAAGAACTTTACAATATCGATAATTTTCATCATTCTAGTTTCAAAGATGGTTTTGAGAAATATTTCATCAAACACTATGAACAAAGCGTGGTTTTATTTGAAGGGATTAAAGAGATATTGGAATTTTTAAAAGAGAAAAATTGTTTTTTAGCTATCGCTACCAATGCACCACAAAGCTCACTTTCTAGCATACTTAAAAAACATGAAATTATTCCTTATTTTGATAAAATTTTAGGCGTAAGTCTTGGTATAGAGCCAAAACCTCATCCTATGATGCTAGATCTTTTAAAATCTGAAGCACCTCATAAAACAAGTATTTTTATAGGTGATAGTCAAAAAGATAGAGAGTGTGCAAAAAATGCGAATATACCTTATTTTCATGCGAAATGGTATCAAAAGGATTTACAAGAAAATGAATTTAGCAATGCAAGCGAACTTAAAAACTTTTTAGAGAGATATTTATAA
- a CDS encoding Putative two-component sensor — MNRSSIFYTITFIFIFAGVSVILGFLWLIEYDQQNYTRELNTKYSLIANARLLNFAGVISEREFEEQTKNYNKMEPILEARQIRRILFGGEVLARVEVNNGLIEIISYDRRVYLNIIFDGKVNLYKDQDYQTYRYFIIKAIAVAVICILVLLYIYIFKKLKPLKALKKQIDKFAQGKLNDIEDVSTGVDEISQVSEAFYQAIVQIRKLNQSRQFFLRNMMHELKTPITKGLITLEMLEDNKYKERLESIFNRLEILINEFAAIEQITSGAAFINRKKYNILDVLDEAKEIAMRDDNNIRIFMDESFFVNVDFKLFTTAIKNMIDNGIKHSENGFIQIDIMDDYICFKNRGPELNNTLEYYTQAFTQGSSRQKSSFGLGLYIVNTILEAHGMKLDYDYEEGVNLFYFRNLKSIIVKE; from the coding sequence ATGAATCGTTCGTCTATTTTCTATACCATAACTTTTATTTTTATTTTTGCTGGCGTTAGTGTTATCCTTGGCTTTTTATGGCTTATAGAATACGATCAGCAAAATTACACTAGAGAATTAAACACCAAGTATTCTTTGATAGCTAATGCAAGGCTTTTAAATTTCGCAGGAGTGATCAGCGAAAGAGAATTTGAAGAACAAACCAAAAATTACAATAAAATGGAACCCATCTTAGAGGCTAGACAAATTCGTAGAATTCTTTTTGGTGGAGAAGTGTTGGCTAGAGTTGAGGTCAATAACGGCTTGATTGAAATCATTTCTTATGATAGACGCGTATACTTAAATATCATTTTTGATGGCAAGGTAAATCTTTACAAAGATCAAGACTATCAAACTTATAGGTATTTTATCATTAAAGCCATAGCTGTAGCCGTGATTTGTATACTTGTGTTGCTCTATATTTATATATTTAAAAAACTGAAGCCTTTAAAAGCTTTAAAGAAGCAAATTGATAAATTTGCACAAGGAAAGCTTAATGATATAGAAGATGTAAGCACGGGGGTAGATGAAATTTCTCAAGTAAGCGAGGCTTTTTATCAAGCGATCGTTCAAATTCGTAAGCTCAATCAATCACGCCAATTTTTCTTAAGAAATATGATGCACGAGCTTAAAACCCCGATTACCAAAGGGCTTATAACTCTTGAAATGCTAGAGGATAATAAATACAAAGAAAGATTAGAAAGTATATTTAACCGTCTTGAAATTCTTATCAATGAATTTGCAGCCATAGAGCAAATCACTTCTGGAGCAGCATTTATCAACCGTAAAAAATACAATATTTTAGATGTTTTAGATGAGGCCAAAGAAATCGCTATGCGGGATGACAATAACATACGCATTTTTATGGATGAGAGCTTTTTTGTAAATGTAGACTTCAAGCTTTTTACGACCGCGATTAAAAATATGATTGATAATGGTATCAAGCATTCTGAAAATGGCTTTATACAAATCGATATAATGGATGATTATATTTGTTTTAAAAATAGAGGCCCTGAATTAAACAATACTTTAGAGTATTATACCCAAGCTTTCACTCAAGGAAGCTCAAGACAAAAGTCAAGCTTTGGACTTGGACTTTATATAGTCAATACCATTTTAGAAGCCCATGGAATGAAGCTTGATTATGATTATGAAGAGGGTGTGAATTTATTTTATTTTAGAAATTTAAAAAGTATTATTGTTAAAGAATGA
- a CDS encoding DnaJ-class molecular chaperone CbpA — MNSLYETLGVSKNASADEIKKAYRRLARQYHPDINKEKGAEEKFKEINAAYEILSDEKKRAQYDQYGDSMFGGQSFHDFSRNAGGVNLDDILKDLFGGGFGGGSSRGSRFNGFSSRGFDTGFGGFGGFEEDLDSTIELSIPFEKAVVGGEHSFNLQGETIKFKIPHGIKQGEKLRIRNKGKKGHNGSRGDLIVIVKLEESEIYQREDDDLYQKVDISLKTALFGGKVTVSTLKENKKEATITIPANSKNGQKIRLKGYGVQNRKNDIYGDMYLVLNVILPSIQTLDEQLIEILKEKLP, encoded by the coding sequence ATGAATAGCTTATATGAAACACTTGGAGTATCTAAAAATGCGAGTGCAGATGAGATAAAAAAAGCTTATCGTCGCTTAGCAAGACAATACCATCCTGATATCAATAAAGAAAAAGGTGCGGAAGAAAAATTTAAAGAAATCAATGCTGCTTATGAAATTCTAAGCGATGAAAAAAAACGCGCACAATATGATCAATACGGAGACTCCATGTTTGGAGGACAAAGCTTCCACGACTTCTCAAGAAATGCAGGTGGAGTTAATTTAGATGACATCTTAAAAGATCTCTTTGGTGGAGGTTTTGGAGGAGGCTCCTCCAGAGGAAGTCGCTTCAATGGCTTTTCATCAAGGGGTTTTGATACCGGCTTTGGTGGTTTTGGTGGCTTTGAAGAAGATCTAGACTCTACTATAGAACTTAGTATTCCTTTTGAAAAAGCAGTAGTAGGTGGAGAACATAGCTTCAATCTTCAAGGAGAAACCATCAAATTTAAAATTCCACACGGAATCAAACAAGGAGAAAAACTTAGAATTCGCAACAAAGGCAAAAAGGGTCACAATGGATCGCGTGGGGATTTGATCGTTATAGTAAAATTAGAAGAAAGTGAAATTTATCAAAGAGAAGATGATGATCTATATCAAAAGGTTGACATTTCTTTAAAAACGGCTCTATTTGGTGGAAAAGTTACTGTTAGCACTCTTAAGGAAAATAAAAAAGAAGCCACTATAACCATACCTGCAAATTCTAAAAATGGACAAAAAATTCGGCTTAAAGGCTATGGGGTGCAAAATCGCAAAAATGATATCTATGGAGATATGTATTTGGTGTTAAATGTTATTTTACCTAGCATCCAAACCCTAGATGAACAACTGATTGAAATATTAAAAGAAAAATTACCATAA
- a CDS encoding Glutathione-regulated potassium-efflux system protein KefB yields the protein MGNFLEIFLITAAIAIVLNVIFKKFEIPTIIGYIAAGEIISEIYHLSGKGEIAHIAEFGIVFLMFTIGLEFSFKHLMAMKQEVFLNGSLQMLTCGFVFMLLAIGILGLGDKSATIVGFALALSSTAVVLKILNDNGDINEQYGRKALGILLFQDIAVIPLLLLVDIFSSNNQNIGQLLLTTLLSAVILIALLFFIGKYLVDRIFRLIIRASSQEIFISTILFMVIGASFLANYFGFSYSLGAFIAGALIAETRYKHKIEADLIPFRDLLLGLFFITVGMQIQLDIVAKNWFIICVLTLLIMGLKFGIVCGFLFLYTKKRVALKTAFSIAQVGEFALAIFSLLQAKSMLDVETAQILIVVSIVTMIITPFVLNNIRKIANVVEDMTLNTNTTQQTAPSTLKNHLVIFGYGRLGQEIVQKIKNTGVPYLVLESDLNLVELGISRGENVVFANAAQEETLKIANITECAVAIVTISNEAKLEMICQVLASYPKPIDTIIHVNGSLEKMLFSSIDENIRIVRSEKVIARNLVQEALECRIHKNT from the coding sequence ATGGGTAATTTTTTAGAAATTTTTTTAATTACAGCTGCTATAGCTATCGTTCTTAATGTTATTTTTAAGAAATTTGAAATTCCTACTATTATCGGCTACATTGCTGCGGGGGAGATTATTTCTGAAATTTATCATCTAAGTGGCAAGGGTGAGATCGCGCATATTGCTGAATTTGGTATAGTTTTTTTAATGTTTACCATAGGACTTGAATTTTCTTTTAAACACTTAATGGCTATGAAACAAGAAGTATTTTTGAATGGCTCCTTGCAAATGCTTACCTGTGGCTTTGTTTTTATGTTGTTGGCTATAGGAATTTTAGGACTTGGTGACAAAAGTGCGACCATAGTGGGCTTTGCTTTGGCTCTTTCTTCAACTGCTGTGGTGCTTAAAATTTTAAATGACAATGGCGATATTAACGAGCAGTATGGAAGGAAGGCTTTAGGAATTTTACTTTTTCAAGATATAGCTGTTATTCCTTTATTGTTACTTGTAGATATTTTCTCTTCAAACAATCAAAACATAGGGCAACTACTGCTTACAACCCTTCTTTCAGCAGTCATTTTGATCGCTCTACTTTTCTTTATAGGTAAGTATCTGGTCGATAGGATATTTAGGCTCATCATACGCGCTTCTTCGCAAGAAATTTTTATCAGTACCATACTTTTCATGGTGATTGGAGCAAGCTTTTTGGCAAATTATTTTGGCTTTTCTTATTCTTTAGGAGCTTTTATCGCAGGAGCCTTGATAGCAGAAACTAGATACAAACACAAAATCGAAGCAGACTTAATCCCTTTTAGAGATTTGCTTTTGGGTTTATTTTTTATAACTGTAGGGATGCAAATTCAACTTGATATCGTGGCGAAAAATTGGTTTATTATCTGTGTTTTAACCCTGCTCATAATGGGTTTAAAATTTGGCATAGTATGTGGTTTTTTATTTTTATACACCAAAAAAAGAGTAGCGTTAAAAACTGCTTTTTCCATTGCTCAAGTTGGAGAATTTGCCTTAGCGATCTTCTCCCTTTTGCAAGCAAAAAGCATGTTAGATGTCGAAACTGCCCAAATTTTGATTGTCGTTTCTATCGTAACTATGATTATCACTCCTTTTGTATTAAACAATATAAGAAAAATAGCCAATGTAGTAGAAGATATGACTTTAAATACCAACACTACTCAACAAACCGCTCCTAGCACCCTAAAAAATCATCTTGTAATCTTTGGATACGGACGCTTAGGGCAAGAGATAGTGCAAAAAATCAAAAATACCGGTGTTCCTTATTTGGTTTTAGAAAGTGATTTAAATTTGGTAGAGTTGGGCATAAGTCGGGGTGAAAATGTCGTTTTTGCCAATGCGGCTCAAGAAGAAACGCTTAAAATAGCCAATATAACAGAATGTGCAGTAGCAATTGTAACGATAAGCAATGAAGCCAAGCTTGAAATGATCTGTCAAGTCCTAGCTTCTTATCCAAAGCCTATTGATACAATCATCCATGTTAATGGTAGTCTTGAAAAAATGCTTTTTTCAAGTATTGATGAAAATATTCGCATTGTAAGATCTGAAAAAGTCATCGCAAGAAATTTAGTCCAAGAAGCTCTAGAATGCAGAATTCACAAAAACACTTAA
- a CDS encoding HspR, transcriptional repressor of DnaK operon, which translates to MEHHYDEPVYLISVVAKVLSIHPQTLRQYEREGLIEPSRTDGKIRLYSQRDIDRIKLILRLTRDMGVNLAGVDVILKLKNQLHEFENLIDELRLELSKQQNPNTSSKAVVKHKNSFDLIFYEKK; encoded by the coding sequence ATGGAACACCATTATGATGAACCCGTATATCTGATAAGTGTTGTAGCAAAAGTACTGAGCATACATCCGCAAACCCTAAGACAATACGAAAGAGAAGGTTTGATAGAACCTAGTAGAACTGATGGAAAAATAAGACTTTATTCTCAAAGAGATATCGATCGTATAAAACTTATCTTGCGCCTAACACGCGATATGGGGGTAAATCTAGCAGGAGTGGATGTGATCTTAAAGCTTAAAAACCAACTTCACGAATTTGAAAATTTAATCGACGAATTGCGTTTAGAGCTTAGCAAACAACAAAATCCAAACACAAGCTCAAAAGCAGTTGTAAAACACAAAAATAGCTTTGATTTAATTTTTTATGAAAAAAAATAG
- a CDS encoding Putative two-component regulator produces MTNILMIEDDLELAEITAEYLEKFDMKVDIAHEPYIGLSKLALKEYQLIILDLSLPGLDGLEVCEEIRKKYDTPIIISSARHDITDKVNALELGADDYLPKPYNPKELQARIKSHLRRISNTKSAIAKSVKDLVYDQYKHIITMKGQELTLTNAEFDILSYLIKKEGGVVSREELVYNCSSISEDSSNKSIDVIISRIRQKMGDDPKTPKYIHSIRGIGYKLTQ; encoded by the coding sequence ATGACAAATATCCTTATGATAGAAGATGATTTAGAACTTGCTGAAATTACGGCTGAGTATTTAGAAAAATTCGATATGAAAGTCGATATCGCACACGAGCCTTATATAGGACTTTCAAAGCTAGCTTTAAAAGAATATCAACTCATTATTTTAGATCTTTCTTTGCCAGGACTTGATGGGCTTGAAGTGTGTGAAGAAATTCGCAAAAAGTATGATACGCCTATTATTATCTCAAGTGCTAGACATGATATTACAGATAAGGTCAATGCTTTAGAATTGGGTGCGGATGATTATTTGCCAAAGCCTTATAATCCTAAAGAACTTCAAGCACGCATCAAAAGCCACTTAAGACGCATTTCAAATACAAAAAGCGCTATAGCAAAAAGTGTTAAAGATCTTGTTTATGATCAATACAAACACATTATCACCATGAAGGGACAAGAGCTGACTTTAACTAATGCAGAATTTGATATTTTAAGCTATTTGATCAAAAAAGAAGGCGGTGTTGTCAGTCGTGAAGAACTTGTTTATAATTGTTCTTCAATCAGTGAAGACTCGAGCAATAAAAGCATCGATGTAATCATCAGTCGTATTCGTCAAAAAATGGGTGATGATCCAAAAACTCCAAAATATATCCATTCTATCAGGGGTATAGGCTATAAGCTTACTCAATGA
- a CDS encoding HtrA protease/chaperone protein / Serine protease (Protease DO): MKKLILSLSLASALFAANVNFNESSITTNRVNPAAGDTVLSYHDSIKDAKKSVVNISTSKTITRVNRPSPLDDFFNDPYFKQFFDFDFPQRKGRSDKEVVSSLGSGVIISKDGYIVTNNHVVDDADTITVSLPGSDTEYKAKLIGKDPKTDLAVIKIEANNLWAITFTNSDDLMEGDVVFALGNPFGVGFSVTSGIISALNKDNIGLNQYENFIQTDASINPGNSGGALVDSRGFLVGINSAILSRGGGNNGIGFAIPSNMVKDIAKKLIEKGKIDRGFLGVTISALQGDTKKAYKNQDGALITDVQKGSSAYEAGLKRGDLVTKVNDKVIKSPSDLKNYIGTLEIGQKISLDFERDGENKRVDFILKGEKENPKAVQNDLIEGMTLRNLDPRFKERLQIPKDINGVFVESVKDKSRAKNSGFKEGDIIIGVGQNEIKNLKDLEQALKQVKKKEFTKIWVYRNGFATLLILK, from the coding sequence ATGAAAAAGCTTATTTTATCATTGAGTTTAGCAAGTGCTTTGTTTGCTGCAAATGTGAATTTTAATGAATCAAGTATAACAACCAATCGTGTCAATCCTGCTGCGGGAGATACAGTTCTTTCTTATCATGATTCGATAAAAGATGCTAAAAAATCTGTTGTAAATATCTCTACTTCAAAAACTATTACAAGGGTAAATCGCCCAAGTCCTTTGGATGATTTTTTTAATGATCCTTATTTTAAACAATTTTTTGATTTTGACTTTCCGCAAAGAAAGGGAAGAAGTGATAAAGAGGTGGTAAGCTCCTTAGGCTCTGGTGTGATCATCTCTAAAGATGGCTATATCGTTACAAATAACCATGTAGTGGATGATGCAGATACTATCACTGTAAGTTTACCTGGCAGCGATACAGAGTATAAAGCTAAGCTTATAGGCAAAGATCCAAAGACGGATTTAGCGGTGATTAAAATCGAAGCAAACAATCTTTGGGCTATCACTTTTACAAATTCAGATGATTTAATGGAAGGAGATGTTGTTTTTGCTTTAGGAAATCCTTTTGGTGTTGGATTTAGCGTTACAAGTGGGATAATTTCTGCTTTAAATAAAGACAATATAGGTTTAAACCAATACGAAAATTTCATCCAAACAGATGCTTCGATCAATCCTGGGAATTCAGGTGGTGCTTTAGTAGACAGTCGTGGATTTTTAGTGGGTATAAATTCAGCCATTCTCTCTCGCGGAGGTGGAAATAATGGCATCGGATTTGCAATACCTTCAAATATGGTAAAAGATATAGCCAAAAAGCTTATTGAAAAAGGAAAGATTGATAGAGGATTTTTAGGTGTGACTATTTCTGCTTTACAGGGTGATACTAAAAAAGCTTATAAAAATCAAGATGGCGCTTTAATTACCGATGTGCAAAAAGGTTCAAGTGCTTATGAGGCAGGGCTTAAGCGAGGGGATTTGGTGACTAAGGTAAATGATAAAGTGATTAAAAGCCCAAGTGATCTTAAAAACTATATAGGTACTTTAGAGATAGGTCAAAAAATTTCACTGGATTTTGAAAGAGATGGGGAAAATAAAAGGGTTGATTTTATCCTCAAAGGAGAAAAAGAAAATCCTAAAGCCGTTCAAAATGATTTGATCGAGGGTATGACTTTAAGAAATTTGGATCCAAGATTTAAAGAGCGTTTACAAATTCCAAAAGATATAAATGGAGTTTTTGTAGAAAGTGTTAAAGATAAGAGTAGGGCTAAAAATTCAGGATTTAAAGAGGGCGATATCATCATAGGCGTAGGACAAAATGAAATTAAAAATTTAAAAGATTTAGAACAAGCCTTAAAACAAGTAAAGAAAAAAGAATTTACTAAAATTTGGGTTTATCGCAACGGTTTTGCTACTTTGTTAATACTTAAATAG